A genomic stretch from Desulfurococcaceae archaeon MEX13E-LK6-19 includes:
- a CDS encoding endo alpha-1,4 polygalactosaminidase, whose amino-acid sequence MRRNAIVCLLVLIMIVLSSSMTAMELVETREYWWGGAISWYQNPDPEAIAGARPIYVVVDPDYGPGDEPWSRSDIEWMKAGGTRVIAYLNIGFAEEWRSYWNESWSKESHPEWLTWVEYPGWPGEYFVKFWDYSAWEPGGWVDILKKELKKIIDIGFSGVRLDNIDACVMWENPSDYNLSLPRVENACEWMIYLVGNLSSYAKSLDPDFVIVANMGGALSLLGNESFLEAIDVVEREDVWYSDDEPVDPMENSEALYWLEYARDHGKEVMVTDYAWTPWKIMDALGKARGEGFYIYVASTRDLDTLADYVPSYLGLSVVNTTRGLYAVWSYHGVVDSELRSFDIYMTLLDDNKDIEPVRISGIGDDKWPSAIYLRDLDVIAVTWEKCGSSNCTIELALVNPDNPREVYGNTSIVYPGYSLRKPAIAFFNNKIYIIYLNISSSTKLYYTVIDLNTLEQEETQILSSNVLEATCIHVAESSSSIMVTWVDEDYSLHATLIDDSGVIVDKVVSANVDPRRHCVAYVPQKDVYVVAYSISNETKIIIVDTHGSILSRISIDEPLAWFPVITVVEDNKIAYTSVNKVVVVNIDDGSVVEEKELEKLPVTGMSLIHLDQELQVITPDYGSNNTVKILSIKLVSRETTTTTTTTISTTTSTTTTITTITHTTTTTTTTTETVETTQSSPTETSQQPTSLVQYSHVLILIVMLVIIVVLILIKYKK is encoded by the coding sequence ATGAGGCGTAATGCCATTGTTTGCCTACTGGTATTAATCATGATCGTCTTGAGTAGCTCCATGACTGCAATGGAATTAGTGGAGACGAGAGAATACTGGTGGGGCGGCGCGATCAGTTGGTATCAGAACCCTGATCCCGAGGCTATTGCGGGTGCCAGACCTATTTACGTGGTAGTCGATCCAGACTATGGTCCTGGCGATGAACCGTGGAGTAGAAGTGATATAGAGTGGATGAAGGCTGGTGGAACAAGGGTTATAGCTTACTTGAATATTGGTTTTGCCGAGGAATGGAGGAGTTATTGGAATGAGTCTTGGAGCAAGGAAAGCCACCCGGAGTGGCTTACATGGGTAGAATACCCTGGTTGGCCTGGCGAGTACTTTGTCAAGTTCTGGGATTATTCTGCATGGGAGCCCGGTGGATGGGTTGATATACTCAAGAAGGAGCTCAAGAAGATCATTGACATTGGGTTCTCTGGTGTAAGACTCGATAATATCGATGCTTGTGTGATGTGGGAGAACCCGAGCGACTACAATTTATCGCTGCCCAGAGTCGAAAACGCATGTGAATGGATGATCTATCTAGTAGGAAACCTTAGTAGCTACGCTAAATCCCTAGACCCAGATTTCGTGATAGTCGCTAATATGGGTGGAGCACTAAGCTTACTCGGCAACGAGTCCTTTCTTGAAGCCATAGATGTTGTTGAGAGAGAGGATGTGTGGTATTCTGATGACGAACCCGTTGATCCCATGGAGAATAGTGAAGCACTGTACTGGCTTGAGTATGCTAGGGATCATGGGAAGGAGGTTATGGTGACAGATTATGCTTGGACCCCGTGGAAAATAATGGATGCACTTGGTAAGGCGAGAGGGGAAGGATTCTATATCTATGTTGCTTCAACTCGTGATCTAGACACCTTGGCAGACTATGTACCATCGTACCTAGGTTTAAGTGTCGTCAATACCACTAGAGGATTATATGCGGTATGGTCTTACCATGGAGTTGTAGATAGCGAGTTGAGAAGCTTTGATATATACATGACACTATTGGACGACAATAAAGACATTGAACCAGTTAGGATCAGTGGTATCGGTGATGATAAATGGCCTTCAGCAATTTATCTAAGAGACCTAGACGTAATTGCCGTCACCTGGGAGAAATGTGGTAGCAGCAATTGCACAATAGAACTAGCTCTCGTTAATCCAGATAACCCACGTGAAGTCTATGGAAACACGAGTATAGTGTATCCCGGGTACAGTCTACGTAAACCAGCTATAGCATTCTTTAACAATAAAATATACATCATATACTTGAATATATCATCAAGTACAAAGCTTTACTACACAGTAATAGACCTGAATACTCTAGAGCAAGAAGAGACACAAATACTGTCTAGTAATGTACTAGAGGCTACATGTATACACGTAGCAGAAAGCTCATCAAGCATAATGGTTACATGGGTTGATGAGGATTACTCTCTTCATGCTACATTAATAGATGACAGTGGTGTTATTGTAGATAAAGTAGTTAGTGCTAATGTTGATCCGCGAAGGCATTGTGTAGCATATGTGCCACAAAAAGATGTGTATGTAGTAGCTTATAGTATAAGTAATGAGACAAAGATAATAATTGTTGATACACATGGCTCAATACTATCTAGAATTAGCATAGACGAGCCTCTTGCTTGGTTTCCAGTAATAACAGTTGTAGAGGATAATAAGATCGCTTATACAAGTGTCAACAAAGTAGTTGTAGTAAACATAGATGATGGTAGTGTAGTGGAGGAAAAAGAACTAGAAAAACTGCCGGTAACAGGCATGAGTCTAATACATTTAGATCAAGAACTACAAGTTATCACACCGGACTATGGCTCGAATAATACAGTCAAAATACTATCGATAAAGCTGGTATCTAGGGAAACCACAACTACGACAACTACAACTATATCTACAACCACTTCAACTACAACCACTATAACTACTATAACACATACAACAACCACAACGACTACCACCACAGAAACCGTAGAGACAACACAATCAAGCCCAACAGAAACATCTCAACAGCCAACAAGTCTTGTACAGTATTCCCATGTACTCATACTAATTGTCATGCTAGTGATAATAGTGGTGTTGATCCTAATAAAGTATAAGAAATAG